Below is a window of Campylobacter canadensis DNA.
CAATTAAGGCTAGCAGAATTTGCAATAACGGACAAGTATGTAATTGTGCTGAAAGAGTTTATGTGCATAAATCAAGATATGATGAATTTATTGAAAAAATGGCAAAAGAATTTGAAAAAATCACATTCGGAAATACAAAAAAAGCTAATTTTGATATGGGTCCGCTTATTAATCAAGCAGGTGTGGATAATGCAAATAAAATGTTAAATCAAGCATTAAAAGATGGCGCTAGATTAGAAGTTGGTGGAAAAATCACTGACACAAGCGGATATTTTTACCCAGCTACCTTGCTTTCAAATGTAAAACATGAGCATGAAATTATGCAAAAAGAAATCTTTGCACCAATCTTACCTGTAACATCTTTTGATAGTTTAGATGAAGCGATTGATATGGCAAATGATTGTGAATATGGGCTTACAAGTAGTATTTATACTGAAAATTTAAATCTTGCTATGAGAGCTTGCAAAGAAATTAAGTTTGGAGAAACTTACATAAATAGAGAAAATTTTGAAGCTATGCAAGGTTTTCATGCAGGATTTAGAAAGAGCGGAATAGGTGGAGCTGATGGAAAACACGGGCTTTACGAGTATCTAGCAACCCATGTTGTTTATCTTGACTACAATCAAAAAGCTAAATAAAAAATAACTGCATATTAATTTATGCAGTTAAAAAAATATTTATAAATATAAAATTATAATTTTTCTACTTTTCAGAGTATAAAATAATTTTGTTTTTTATTATTAATATAAAATTTATATTTCTTTAAATGAACTTAAATAAAATATATAAATTTCACTTTTAAAGGTAATATTATGAGACTAACAATTTCTAGGAAATTATTTTTATTAATTTTTGTATTTTTAGTTATTTTATTAATCTACAACCTTGCTTTAATAAATAAAAGTTACAAGACTTATAAAGACACAAAAGCAGTGGAAAATAAAGTAAGTCTTATTGACAAAAATAATGAATTAATTCACTTAGTTCAAGCTGAAAGAGGTATGAGCACAGCTTTAAAATCAGCTCAAGATGTTAAAAATCTTAACGAACACCGCTTAAAAGTAAAAGAATTCGCAAGCGATAGCGAATTGGCAAAAATTGCAGAAATTAGAAAAATAGTAGATTCAAAGCAAAGCGCAAAGCAAATCATTCAAGCTTATACTGATTTTATAGCTTTTAAGTTAAATGAAAACGCTTTAATTTTAGATGATATTAGCTCTTTATTTGCAAAGAATTCCCAAGAACTAAAAACAATTTTAAGCACAAAAGAATATTTTGGGCAATTAAGAGGAACTTTAAATGGAGTTTTTGCAAAAGATGAAGTTGATATACAAACCTTTGCAAGTGTTGTGTATTTGCATAAAAATACTCAAAGCTTAATAAAGCACCTTAAAGATAGTGCCGATATGAAAGGCATTTTAAATAGTAATTCTTATAAAAAATTAGAAGAATATATAAATATTTTTTTAAACAATAATATTAATAATAATTTTAATGTAGATAATAAAGATTTTTTTATAAATGCTAGTGATGTAATAAATCAGTTTAAAACTTATGCAAATAATGAATTATCAATCATTATAAATCTTGCAAAAGAAGAAGAAAGCGCAGCAAAAAATAGTATGTTGATACAAATTATAATTGCTATTTTTGTGCAAGGGATTAATATGCTTTTAGCTTATATTATCACTAAAAATATAGTAAATAATCTTAAAAAAATTGAACTTGGATTAAATAGCTTTTTTGACTTTTTATCTCATAAAACTAAAAATATTGAAGCTATTGTAATTACAAGCAATGATGAGTTTAAAAGTATGGCAGATAAGATAAATAAAACTTGTGAGAGTTTAGAAAAAAACTATATTCAAGATAAAGAAAGCATTAGTGAAATTACTCAAATTAGTATGCAGATTAAATCAGGGAATTTAAATTGCACACTTTATAAAGAGCCAAATAATCCAGGAATTAAAGAATTAAAAAATATTTTAAATCAAATGTTAAGTGAATTACAAAAGCTAGTAGGTAAGGATATAAATAAAATTGAAAATTTACTTTTAGAATATTCAAATATGAATTTTAGCAATAAAATAAATGACGCAAATGGCAAGGTAGAGCATAGTTTAAATAAACTGTGTGATGAAATTAGAAAAATGTTGCTTTCTCAAAGTAAGTTAAGCGATGAGTTAAAAATAAATTCAAACATCTTACAAGATAATATGCAAGAGCTTAAAAAAGGCTCTAAATTAGCTAGAGATAACATAAATCATAGTTCTGATTTAATTAGTAAAATTACTCATTCTATTGAAGAATCAAATACAAAAAGTAAGCAAATTATCTCTCAATCAGAAGAAATAGTAAATATTACAAATATCATTAAAGATATTTCTCAAGATATAGCACTTTTAGCCTTAAATGCTACCATTGAAGCAGCAAGTGCAGGAGAGCATGGAAGGGGGTTTGCTGTTGTGGCTGAAGAAGTGTCTCGTTTAGCTAATAGTACAGAGCAATCACTTAATTTAATTGACGCAAATGTAAAAATGCTTGTAGGGCAGATTTATGATATTGATAAGATTATAAATGAGCAAAATAAGGATATTAACATAATAAATGAGCAAGTAAAAACCATTGATAATCTTAGTCAAAATAATGACTTAATAGCGCAAAATACCGATGAAAGGGCAAATGCGGTTGATAGTTTGGCAAATAATATAACCCAAGACTTAGCAAGAACTAAATTTTAAAAAAAAATGGCAAAAATTTTAGGATTTGATATAGGTATAAGCTCTATTGGCTGGGCGTTTAGCGAAAATGATGAGTTAAAAGATTGCGGAGTTAGGATTTTTACAAAGGCTGAAAATCCTAAAACAGGAGAATCTCTAGCCTTGCCAAGACGCCTTGCAAGAAGTGCTAGAAAACGCCTTGCTAGACGCAAAGCAAGGCTAAATAACTTAAAACATTTAATCGCAAATGAATTTAAGTTAAATTACGAAGATTATCAAAGCTTTGATGAAAGTTTAGCTAAAGCTTATAAAGGCTCTTTAATTAGCCCTTATGAGTTAAGATTTAGAGCTTTAAACGAGCTTTTAAATAAGCAAGATTTTGCAAGAGTGATTTTACATATTGCAAAAAGGCGTGGCTATGATGATATTAAAAATAGTGATGATGAAGAAAAAGGCAAGATTTTAAAAGCTATCAAGCAAAATGAAGAAAAATTAGTAAATTATCAAAGTGTGGGCGAGTATCTTTATAAAGAGTATTTTCAAAAATTCAAAGAAAATTCCAAAGAATTTATAAATGTTAGAAATAAAAAAGAAAGTTATGAACGCTGCATAGCACAAAGCTTTTTAAAAGATGAATTAAAGCTTATTTTTCAAAAACAAAGAGAATTTGGCTTTTCTTTTTCAAAGAAATTTGAAGAAGAAGTGCTTAGCGTAGCATTTTTTAATACTTGTTTTATTGTTTTTACAATAATTTTTCTATATTCTTAATATAGCTTATAAAAGCCCAGCTTTTTTAAATGTTGAATGATATTATTTGCATTTTATTATTTAGCCATCACTTGCTTTACAAATAATATCATAGCTAAAGGCTCTTTTAACCTTAAAAACTCTAACTAGCTTAAGCTTTAAGCAGCTTAATAATCAACTTTATAATTTAGCGTAATTTGCAAGTTCTTTTAACTTTTGTTGCTGCTTAATACCTTGAGCTTTTTTGCTTGTAATTACTTTTTTACATTCAGCGATTAAGGCTTGAAATTCTACTAATTCATCAGCATTTAAGCTTTTTGCGTAGTCGCTATCAAGTTCGTTAATTGCTTGCATTAACTCATCATCATCTTGAGAAGTTAATGCAATTTTTATTTTATTTAGCATTAATGACCTTCAAGGTAAGCAATTACACCTAAAGCTGCTGTAGCACCATCAGCCGCTGCACAAACAACCTGTCTTGAAGCATCAAGTCTTAAATCTCCTGCAGCAAATAAACCAGCTACATTTGTTTTCATTTTTAAATCTACAATTACATTTCCTTGTTCGCTCATTTTGCATAAAAATTCGCCATTTTCTTGCTTTAAAACTTCATTTCTTACATCAAGTCCAACAAAGGTAAAAATACCTGGAATTGCTAAATCTTTAGTGCTTTTATCGTTAAATTCTATTTTAATTCCTGTAACGCCTGAATTATCACCATAAACTTCATCAACTTTTGCATTTAAAATAAGTTCAATATTTTCACATTTTTTTACTCTTTCAACCGTACTTGGTGCAGCACGAAAAGCATCACGACGATGAATTAAATAAACCTTTTTGCATATTTTTGATAAATATAAAGCCTCTTCTAAAGCTGTATCTCCACCACCTAAAACTGCTACTTCTTTGTTTTTATAAAAAAAGCCATCGCAAGTTGCACAAGTGCTAACACCACGACCAAAGAATTCATTCTCCCCTTTAAAACCTGCTTTTTTAGGAGCACTACCAGTGCAAACAATAACGCTTTTTGCTAAAGTGCTTGTATTATCGCTTAATAATATCTCAAACACATCATCTTTTTTGCTTACACGAACAACTTCTTTCATCTCGTGCTTTAAGCCAAAACGCATACATTGCTCACTCCAAGGTGCCATAAAGCTAATTCCATCCATAACTTGAGCTACGCCTGGATAATTTTCCATTTCACTAGAGCTTGTAATTTGTCCGCCTGGCATTGCTTTTTCAAACATAACAACATTTTTTAATCCACCACGAGTTGCGTAAAGTCCTGCGCTAAGACCTGCAGGGCCACCACCAATAATCGCTAAATCTAACATTTTTACTCCTAAATAATAATTTTTATTATTTGATAATAATATCTTTCATAAGTTAATAAAACTATTTTTCATCTTGTGCTTTTTTAATTACATTTAAAATAGTTGAAATTAAACTAAAAGCAAGTGCTGTATAAATATAAGCTTTATCAATATGAACTTCTAAGCCCTCGCAAACAAGCACCGCTCCAACTAAAACTAAAAATAACAATGCAAGAGTTTTAAATTCGTAAAATCTTTCTACCATTCGTCCAACAAAGGCACTAGCAAACATCATAAAAATAACCGCAATTATAACAGCTAAAATCATAATACTAAGCTCATTTGCAATACCAACCGCAGTAATTACGCTATCTAGTGAAAATACAATATCTATTAAAGCAATTTCAATAATTACAACAAAAAAATTCGCACTAGCTTTAAATGTGCTTTGCTCTTCTTCTTTATACATTGCAAATAATTCTTTTATTGATTTTATTACTAAAAATATTCCCCCACCAATTAATACTAAATCTCTTCCGCTAATTTCATTGCTTGCTATGCTAAATAAGGTTGTGGTTAATTTACTAAGCCAGAAAATGCTAAATAATAAAATTATTCTAGTTATCATTGCAAAGGCTAGACCTAAAATTCTTCCTTTGTTTTGTAAGTGTTTTGGTAATTTACTTACTAAGATTGTTAAAAAAATAATATTATCTATACCTAAAACAATTTCAAGCATTAAGAGTGTTACAAAACTTAACCAGCCTTGTGTAGAAAATATCCATTCAAACATAAATTTCCTTTCCTAAGTTAAAATATACATTGTAATAAATTTTATTAAAAAAAGGAGTAAAAATGAGAAAAGAACACGATTTTTTAGGTGAATTAGAAATTGATGATATGTGTTATTATGGTGTGCAAACGCTAAGAGCGGTGCAGAATTTTGATATTTCAGGCAGAAGGTTAAAAGACTTTCCACGCTTTATAATCTCTTTAGCTAAGGTAAAAAAAGCTTGTGCTTTAGCCAATGCAAAATTAGCTTTATTAGATGAAAAAATCAAAGATGCAATTTGTTTTGCTTGTGATGAAATTATTAAGGGCAAATATCACGACCAATTTATAGTAGATATGATTCAAGGTGGTGCAGGAACTAGCACAAATATGAATGCAAATGAAGTTATTGCAAATATTGCTTTAGAATATTTAGGGCATAAAAAAGGAGAATATGAATTTTGTCATCCAAACGACCATGTAAATTTATCTCAAAGCACAAATGATGCTTATCCAACCAGCATTAGAGTAGCATTATTTGAATATTTAAGCGATTTAACTAAGGCGATGGAATATTTACAAGCAGCTTATGAAAGAAAAGCAGAGGAATTTAAAGATGTAATTAAAATGGGAAGAACTCAATTGCAAGACGCAGTGCCAATGACTTTAGGAAGAGAGTTTAAAACCTTTGCCGTAATGATTAGCGAAGATATTAAAAGGGTAAAAAGCGCTAGAGAGCAAATCTTAGCAGTTAATTTAGGTGCAACTGCTATTGGAACAGGGATAAACTCTCATCCTGATTATCCACCTATTGTTGCAAAATATTTACAAGAAATAACAGGCTCTAATTTTACAATAGCAGCCGATTTAATTGAAGCAACGCAAGATACTTCAGCCTTCGTACAAATTAGCGGAGTTTTAAAAAGAGTAGCTACTAAGCTTTCAAAAGTTTGTAATGATTTAAGATTACTTTCAAGCGGTCCAAAATGCGGTTTTAACGAAATAAATCTACCAAAAATGCAGCCTGGTAGCTCAATTATGCCTGGTAAGGTAAATCCTGTTATACCTGAAGTTGTAAATCAGGTTTGTTTTTACATAATTGGAGCTGATGTTAGCGTAACTCTTGCTTGTGAGGGCGGACAATTGCAGTTAAATGTATTTGAACCACTTGCAGCTTATAGTTTAATTCATAGTATCGTAATGCTTGAAAAAGCTATGAAAACTTTAGCTGATAAATGTATTGATGGAATTAGCGCAAACGAGCAAATTTGCAAAGATTTTGTTATGAATTCAATTGGAATTGTAACCGCACTTAATCCTTACATTGGCTATGAAAATAGTGCAAAAATAGCAAAAGAAGCACTAAATACAGGAAAAAGAGTTTATGATTTAGTACTTGAAAGAAAGTTATTAAACAAAGAGCAATTAGATGAAATTCTAAGTCCTGAAAATATGTTAAAACCAACTTTAGGAATAAAAAAATAATTTTTTTTAACGCAATTTTTAAAAAAAAGTTGCGTTTTTTTACTGTTTATTTATTTTTTTTAAATAAATTCGCTTTTCACAATTTTTTCCTTGTGTAATTTTTTAAGCCTAAGAGCTTAGATTTAAATTTTTACACAAGGAGATTTTATGAAAAAATTATTTTTCATTGTTTTAATGTCGCAGGTGCTATTAGCTAAAATACTTGTTCAAGGTGCAATGACAAGTGAAACAAATGTGTTAATAGACGCTTTAAAAGATAAAAAAGAAATAAAAATTGGTAGCTACCTTTTTTATACTGGCAAGATTGGTTCTAGTGAGGTTATAGTTTCAAGAACCTTAGTTGGTATGGTAAATGCTGCTAGTGCAACTACAATAGGAATTTTAAACTTCAAACCTGATATTATTATAAATCAAGGTACAGCAGGTGCTCATAATCAAAAATTAGACACAGGCGATATTGTAATCGGAGAAAAGATTTACAACGCAGGAAGCTACTACACAGAGCAAACAGATAGCAAAAAAGTAACATACAAAACAAGAAAACAAATGCTAAGCCCTACAACCTTACTTACAAAAGATAATGAAGATGATGCTTATAAATATTTTACAAGTGATGAAAAATTAGTAAAAGATGTACTTGAATACTCAAGAGCAACAAAATTTAAAGTTATAAGCGGAGTTATTGCAACTGCTGATGCTTACAATAGAGAAACTGAAGTTATAAAGCATATAAGAAGTGTTTATAATAGCGATGCTGAAGAAATGGAAAGCTCTAGCGTAGCACAGGTTGCAAAGGCTTTTAATATCCCTTATTTAGCGATTAGAATTATCTCAAATGTTGAACCTAAAAAACAAAGTTTTGATGTAAATACTACGGTTGCTTGTCAGGAATTTGTGATTAATTTTATTAAATATTTAGATAATGTAAAATATTTAAAATAGTTACTAGCTAGGCATTTTGCCTAGTTTTTAATTTTAATTAAACATTCTTAGTAAAATCACAAAAAATAAAAAAAGGATAAAGATGAAAAAAATAAGCTTAGCTCACAGCCCTGATGCTGATGATATTTTTATGTATGCGGCTATTAAATATGGCTGGATTAGTAGTGATTTTAAATATGAAAATGATGCAAAAGATATACAAAGTTTAAATCAAGATGCGATTAATAATATTTATGATGTGTGTGCAATTTCCTTTGCTTTGTACCCTAAAATTGCAAGTGAATATGCACTTTTAAGGACGGCAACAAGCTTTGGCAATGGCTATGGACCTAAATTAATTTGCTTAAAAAACAAGCAATTAAAAGAAAATTTTAGTGTTGCTTTAAGCGGAGAGCATACAACAAACGCACTTTTATTTAGACTTGCTTATCCTAAGGCTAAGATTGTTTATATGAATTTTTTAGATATTGAAAATGCAGTTTTAGAGCAAAAGGTAGATGCAGGAGTGCTAATTCACGAAAGTATTTTAAATTATGATGAAAGCTTAGAAGTAAAAAAAGAAATATGGGATATTTGGTGTGAATATTGTTTAAAATATGAAAAAGAAATTTTGCCTTTACCACTTGGTGGAATGGCGATTAGAAGGTCTTTAGTTTTACTTGATGCAATTAAAATTGAAAAAGAATTAATGCAAGCAGTAAAAGTTGCAACGCAAAATAAAAAAAGTTTAAGTGCTATTTTATTAAGCAAAAACGAAGTTAGAGTGAATGAAAAAGATTTAGAAAAATATTTATCTTTATATGCAAACGATGATAGTATTTGCCTAAATGACAAGCAAAAAAGAGCTTTAGATTTATTGTTTAAACTAGCTAATAGCAATGTAAAATGTGAAGAGAATTTATTACCTTTAGAATATGAAGAATTAAGAAATTCTTAAAATTATTTAATTAAATCCATAGGATTTATATGAAAATTCTTTTGTGTTACTTCAAAGGTTAAATCCTGCTTAACCTTGCCTATTATATTGCCTTTTTTTACTACAGAGCCTACTTTTGCAAGTGGGCTAAATTTATCTAAATGCGCATAAATTGTATGAAGTTTATTTGCGTGTTCAACTATTACAACCTTATCAAGCACCGCAGTATCATTAGCAAAGACTACCTTTCCATCAAGCACAACTCTTACATTTGCATTAATATCATTTGAGCGTAAAATAACATTTTCATTAAAAATCTTAAGCTTGTAAATTGGGTCTTCGTATTCGCCGAATTTTTGCTTTAAAGAATAAGATTGCAAAGGAGAAATAGTTTTTGCACCACTATATTTAATAACCTTTGTATCGGTATTTAAAGTTGTTGAGTGTTTTACATTTATACTTTTGTTTGCTACATTTTGCTTTTGTTTGTTTTCTTCAATAATTTTTAATTTTTGCAAAGTTGCTCTTAATTCATCTTGCTGCTTTTGTAGATTGCTTAATCTTTCTTTGTAAATTCTTTCATCTAATTTTTGTTTTGCTACTAATTTTTCTTGCTCATTTTTTAATTTATTTAATTCTTTTTCTTTGTTTTTATAATCTTTAATATTGTTATTTATTTCATTAATTCTTCTTTGTTTGTAGTCTATTTTTTGTGATGTTTTTATATATTCACTTGCTAATAATTTATATTCATCTTTTAAAACCAAAGAAAGATTAAGCAAAATCTCTTTATTTACAATGCTATCAGCGCTTTCAATAAAATCATCAGGGCTAATTAAATCATAAGCATAATCTTTTGAAATTATATCAATAAGTTTATTTTCAAGTTTATTTTGCTCATTTACTAGCTCTTTATTTTGCAAGATGATTATATCTAGCTCGTTATTTTGCGCATTTACTAATTCTTGTAATTCCTTTGTTTTTTTACTTGCTAAATTTACTTGAGAATTAATTTGTTCTAGCTTTTTTTCTCCTTGAATTATTTCATTTGCTAAATCTTCAATTTTTTTAGAAAGCTGCTCTTGCTCTTGTTTTTTTAATTGCAATTGCTTTTCATTTTTACTTATTGAATTTGCATTTAAACATAAGGCAAAAAGCAATAAAATTGCAAATTTTTTCATCTTTTTGCCCTAAACATTACAAATAAAACGCATAAAAAAGAAAAAGCCAAAGAATAAAGACAAATTTGAATTAAACTAAGGCTAAAATCAATCTTTATTAAATCTAATTCTAAAAAATCAAATAAAGCAGTAATAAAAGAAAATTTATAAATATTATCAAATAGTAAAAATAAAATCGCAAAGCAAAATAAATTATCAATAAAAAT
It encodes the following:
- a CDS encoding 5'-methylthioadenosine/S-adenosylhomocysteine nucleosidase, which codes for MKKLFFIVLMSQVLLAKILVQGAMTSETNVLIDALKDKKEIKIGSYLFYTGKIGSSEVIVSRTLVGMVNAASATTIGILNFKPDIIINQGTAGAHNQKLDTGDIVIGEKIYNAGSYYTEQTDSKKVTYKTRKQMLSPTTLLTKDNEDDAYKYFTSDEKLVKDVLEYSRATKFKVISGVIATADAYNRETEVIKHIRSVYNSDAEEMESSSVAQVAKAFNIPYLAIRIISNVEPKKQSFDVNTTVACQEFVINFIKYLDNVKYLK
- the trxB gene encoding thioredoxin-disulfide reductase — encoded protein: MLDLAIIGGGPAGLSAGLYATRGGLKNVVMFEKAMPGGQITSSSEMENYPGVAQVMDGISFMAPWSEQCMRFGLKHEMKEVVRVSKKDDVFEILLSDNTSTLAKSVIVCTGSAPKKAGFKGENEFFGRGVSTCATCDGFFYKNKEVAVLGGGDTALEEALYLSKICKKVYLIHRRDAFRAAPSTVERVKKCENIELILNAKVDEVYGDNSGVTGIKIEFNDKSTKDLAIPGIFTFVGLDVRNEVLKQENGEFLCKMSEQGNVIVDLKMKTNVAGLFAAGDLRLDASRQVVCAAADGATAALGVIAYLEGH
- the aspA gene encoding aspartate ammonia-lyase, giving the protein MRKEHDFLGELEIDDMCYYGVQTLRAVQNFDISGRRLKDFPRFIISLAKVKKACALANAKLALLDEKIKDAICFACDEIIKGKYHDQFIVDMIQGGAGTSTNMNANEVIANIALEYLGHKKGEYEFCHPNDHVNLSQSTNDAYPTSIRVALFEYLSDLTKAMEYLQAAYERKAEEFKDVIKMGRTQLQDAVPMTLGREFKTFAVMISEDIKRVKSAREQILAVNLGATAIGTGINSHPDYPPIVAKYLQEITGSNFTIAADLIEATQDTSAFVQISGVLKRVATKLSKVCNDLRLLSSGPKCGFNEINLPKMQPGSSIMPGKVNPVIPEVVNQVCFYIIGADVSVTLACEGGQLQLNVFEPLAAYSLIHSIVMLEKAMKTLADKCIDGISANEQICKDFVMNSIGIVTALNPYIGYENSAKIAKEALNTGKRVYDLVLERKLLNKEQLDEILSPENMLKPTLGIKK
- a CDS encoding menaquinone biosynthesis family protein — encoded protein: MKKISLAHSPDADDIFMYAAIKYGWISSDFKYENDAKDIQSLNQDAINNIYDVCAISFALYPKIASEYALLRTATSFGNGYGPKLICLKNKQLKENFSVALSGEHTTNALLFRLAYPKAKIVYMNFLDIENAVLEQKVDAGVLIHESILNYDESLEVKKEIWDIWCEYCLKYEKEILPLPLGGMAIRRSLVLLDAIKIEKELMQAVKVATQNKKSLSAILLSKNEVRVNEKDLEKYLSLYANDDSICLNDKQKRALDLLFKLANSNVKCEENLLPLEYEELRNS
- a CDS encoding TerC family protein, encoding MFEWIFSTQGWLSFVTLLMLEIVLGIDNIIFLTILVSKLPKHLQNKGRILGLAFAMITRIILLFSIFWLSKLTTTLFSIASNEISGRDLVLIGGGIFLVIKSIKELFAMYKEEEQSTFKASANFFVVIIEIALIDIVFSLDSVITAVGIANELSIMILAVIIAVIFMMFASAFVGRMVERFYEFKTLALLFLVLVGAVLVCEGLEVHIDKAYIYTALAFSLISTILNVIKKAQDEK
- a CDS encoding methyl-accepting chemotaxis protein, whose translation is MRLTISRKLFLLIFVFLVILLIYNLALINKSYKTYKDTKAVENKVSLIDKNNELIHLVQAERGMSTALKSAQDVKNLNEHRLKVKEFASDSELAKIAEIRKIVDSKQSAKQIIQAYTDFIAFKLNENALILDDISSLFAKNSQELKTILSTKEYFGQLRGTLNGVFAKDEVDIQTFASVVYLHKNTQSLIKHLKDSADMKGILNSNSYKKLEEYINIFLNNNINNNFNVDNKDFFINASDVINQFKTYANNELSIIINLAKEEESAAKNSMLIQIIIAIFVQGINMLLAYIITKNIVNNLKKIELGLNSFFDFLSHKTKNIEAIVITSNDEFKSMADKINKTCESLEKNYIQDKESISEITQISMQIKSGNLNCTLYKEPNNPGIKELKNILNQMLSELQKLVGKDINKIENLLLEYSNMNFSNKINDANGKVEHSLNKLCDEIRKMLLSQSKLSDELKINSNILQDNMQELKKGSKLARDNINHSSDLISKITHSIEESNTKSKQIISQSEEIVNITNIIKDISQDIALLALNATIEAASAGEHGRGFAVVAEEVSRLANSTEQSLNLIDANVKMLVGQIYDIDKIINEQNKDINIINEQVKTIDNLSQNNDLIAQNTDERANAVDSLANNITQDLARTKF
- a CDS encoding murein hydrolase activator EnvC family protein, whose amino-acid sequence is MKKFAILLLFALCLNANSISKNEKQLQLKKQEQEQLSKKIEDLANEIIQGEKKLEQINSQVNLASKKTKELQELVNAQNNELDIIILQNKELVNEQNKLENKLIDIISKDYAYDLISPDDFIESADSIVNKEILLNLSLVLKDEYKLLASEYIKTSQKIDYKQRRINEINNNIKDYKNKEKELNKLKNEQEKLVAKQKLDERIYKERLSNLQKQQDELRATLQKLKIIEENKQKQNVANKSINVKHSTTLNTDTKVIKYSGAKTISPLQSYSLKQKFGEYEDPIYKLKIFNENVILRSNDINANVRVVLDGKVVFANDTAVLDKVVIVEHANKLHTIYAHLDKFSPLAKVGSVVKKGNIIGKVKQDLTFEVTQKNFHINPMDLIK